A part of Deinococcus sp. QL22 genomic DNA contains:
- a CDS encoding transposase, giving the protein MLASGSNFPELHVSSSSSLTNQGGDGEPWSLLHAVQFLGGTPLQGGPFGPHQTFRLIVVTPDPVALPEERTEYLISHLRTDDQDTMVWHAKTPPATLLEIALLYARRPRIEQAYREVKQHLGWTHCQARSDLALRRHWNLVCVAFCFLYWEAAQPTDDHPTTKPHDDHPPSAAAEQPPTWSATLRRVRCYLEPFVWMWRAWRAFTTAEPPKTLLALLRQVGQGQPLSLYVT; this is encoded by the coding sequence TTGTTGGCCTCTGGCAGCAACTTCCCAGAACTGCACGTCTCCTCGTCTTCCAGCCTGACAAATCAGGGCGGGGATGGCGAGCCTTGGTCTCTACTTCACGCCGTCCAGTTTTTAGGGGGCACTCCACTTCAGGGCGGCCCCTTTGGGCCGCACCAGACCTTTCGGCTGATTGTGGTTACGCCAGATCCGGTGGCGTTGCCGGAAGAGCGCACGGAATACCTGATTTCTCATCTGCGGACGGATGACCAGGACACGATGGTGTGGCACGCCAAGACGCCGCCAGCGACGCTGTTGGAGATTGCTTTGCTCTATGCCCGGCGGCCTCGAATTGAACAGGCCTACCGCGAGGTCAAGCAGCATTTAGGCTGGACACACTGTCAGGCCCGCTCAGACTTAGCCCTCCGACGCCACTGGAACCTCGTCTGCGTCGCGTTCTGTTTCTTGTATTGGGAGGCGGCACAGCCGACGGATGACCATCCCACGACAAAGCCACACGACGATCACCCACCCTCAGCGGCGGCTGAACAGCCGCCGACCTGGAGCGCCACTCTTCGCCGCGTCCGCTGTTATTTGGAACCTTTTGTCTGGATGTGGAGAGCGTGGCGTGCCTTCACGACGGCTGAGCCACCCAAGACGCTGCTCGCGTTGCTCAGGCAAGTTGGGCAGGGACAGCCCCTGTCTCTCTATGTCACGTGA